In Acidobacteriota bacterium, the following proteins share a genomic window:
- a CDS encoding LptE family protein: MIRTIAIFVLGVALAACGYKMSGRYNGLPEHIRTIAVPTFTNQTLRSGLEQTLTSAVKKEFLQRGSYRIVSDPAAADAVLGVKILNYAITPIGVKGQNVGTVFLLMIELDIQFTDRRDDKVLFRDGRFVIREEYALSDRAVDFYIEDAPAVERAARTFAAGLVATLLESF; the protein is encoded by the coding sequence ATGATCCGCACGATCGCCATCTTCGTCCTTGGTGTGGCCCTGGCTGCCTGCGGCTACAAGATGTCCGGACGCTACAACGGCCTGCCGGAGCACATCCGCACGATCGCCGTGCCCACCTTCACCAATCAGACGCTGCGCAGCGGCCTGGAGCAGACGCTGACGAGCGCGGTCAAGAAAGAATTCCTCCAGCGCGGCAGCTATCGGATCGTCTCCGATCCCGCGGCCGCCGATGCCGTGCTCGGTGTGAAAATCCTCAACTATGCAATCACTCCCATCGGAGTCAAGGGGCAGAACGTCGGCACCGTGTTTCTCCTGATGATCGAACTGGACATCCAGTTCACCGACCGCCGCGACGACAAGGTGTTGTTCAGGGACGGTCGATTCGTCATCCGCGAGGAGTACGCGCTTTCCGATCGCGCGGTCGATTTTTACATCGAGGACGCTCCGGCCGTGGAACGCGCGGCGCGCACCTTCGCCGCCGGCCTGGTGGCCACGCTCCTCGAGTCGTTCTGA
- the holA gene encoding DNA polymerase III subunit delta encodes MDGGYYHYWDFENRLKNKSLGRLLAFFGDETFLRRRALAMLRDHYFPPESEAGLNDLAVDLTEGSLQDFLNQARTLPMLSPVKLLILKNANRLPAGELHRLSDYFQHPAAKTVAVFEFAPDFNPKRPRDHTAAEKNLLKLVEAHTTCFFFQHLRLEALVSFLQRYADSERYGLDRPTIQYLAERLGGDMELIVSEMEKLYLHAGAGGVVERADIERLSIRNPMATIFDMLDDLACRQVKSAHARLTTLLDGGEHPLGILIMLNRFFQQVAVYKSLRNKGATEKEILTHMRLQAFQLKNIERAHCNYTAEEAWHCLSLIGQAEEDFKSIRVSPRDHMEFLLLRLCARDDIASRS; translated from the coding sequence ATGGACGGAGGCTATTACCACTATTGGGATTTTGAGAACCGGCTCAAGAACAAGTCCCTGGGCCGGTTGCTCGCCTTCTTCGGCGACGAGACCTTCCTGCGACGCCGCGCGCTGGCCATGCTGCGGGATCACTACTTCCCGCCGGAGAGCGAGGCGGGGCTCAACGATCTGGCCGTCGATCTCACCGAGGGCAGCCTGCAGGATTTTCTCAACCAGGCCCGCACGCTGCCGATGCTGTCACCCGTCAAGCTGTTGATCCTGAAAAATGCCAACCGGCTGCCGGCGGGCGAACTCCACCGACTGAGCGACTATTTCCAGCACCCGGCGGCTAAGACCGTGGCGGTGTTCGAATTCGCGCCCGATTTCAACCCGAAGCGGCCCCGTGACCACACCGCCGCGGAGAAAAACCTGCTCAAGCTGGTTGAGGCCCACACCACCTGTTTTTTCTTCCAGCACCTGCGCCTGGAGGCCCTGGTGAGTTTCCTGCAGCGCTATGCCGACTCGGAACGGTACGGACTTGACCGGCCCACCATCCAGTATCTAGCCGAACGGCTCGGCGGCGACATGGAACTCATCGTCAGTGAGATGGAGAAGCTGTACCTCCATGCCGGTGCGGGGGGAGTCGTCGAGCGGGCCGACATCGAGCGTCTGAGCATCCGGAATCCCATGGCCACCATCTTCGACATGCTGGACGACCTGGCCTGCCGGCAGGTGAAATCCGCCCATGCGCGTCTCACCACCCTGCTGGACGGCGGCGAGCACCCGCTGGGCATCCTCATCATGCTCAACCGGTTCTTCCAGCAGGTGGCCGTTTACAAGAGCCTCCGCAACAAGGGGGCGACCGAGAAGGAGATCCTGACGCACATGCGGTTGCAGGCCTTCCAGCTGAAGAACATCGAACGGGCGCATTGCAACTACACGGCCGAGGAGGCGTGGCACTGTCTCAGTCTGATCGGCCAGGCGGAAGAGGATTTCAAGAGCATCCGGGTGAGTCCCCGCGACCACATGGAGTTCCTGCTGCTCCGGCTGTGCGCCCGCGACGACATAGCGAGCCGGTCGTGA
- a CDS encoding class I SAM-dependent rRNA methyltransferase — protein MHPKIYLKPGKDKPVLAHHHWVFSGAIMKKDPEVVSGGVVDVYSSDHKYLGTGYFNELTSIAVRMLTFEPTQIDGNFLWNKIYRAWQMRQKLFADGGTNCYRVLFSEGDFLPGLIIDRYDNCLVIQIQTLGIDRFREQILEILEVMMKPAAIYEKSEGAARQEEGLESVSKLHYGTLPERGVIVGENGIRYLVDIPGGQKTGFFLDQRDNRLLIRQISRGRLMLNCFGYTGGFAVNAASGGATRTVSVESSAAALELTRENFRLNQLDPDAHGFSQQDVFQFLREDDTRYDLIVLDPPAFAKRQSSLSAAYRGYKDINLNAMKRLKSGGYLLSCSCSYYIDQSSFQKILFMAAVDAGREVQILGKLPQPPDHPINIFHPESEYLKAVLCRVY, from the coding sequence ATGCATCCGAAGATCTACCTCAAACCGGGCAAGGACAAACCCGTATTGGCCCATCATCACTGGGTATTCTCCGGCGCCATCATGAAGAAGGATCCGGAGGTTGTCTCCGGCGGTGTGGTGGACGTTTACTCCTCCGACCACAAATATCTCGGAACCGGGTATTTCAACGAGCTGACCTCCATCGCTGTCCGGATGCTCACCTTCGAGCCCACCCAGATCGACGGCAACTTTCTCTGGAACAAGATTTACCGGGCCTGGCAGATGCGGCAGAAGCTGTTCGCCGACGGCGGCACCAACTGTTATCGGGTCCTCTTCTCCGAAGGCGACTTCCTGCCCGGACTGATCATCGACCGCTACGACAACTGCCTCGTCATCCAGATCCAGACCCTGGGCATTGACCGATTCCGGGAACAGATTCTGGAAATCCTCGAGGTCATGATGAAACCGGCGGCCATCTATGAGAAAAGCGAGGGTGCCGCCCGGCAGGAGGAAGGTCTCGAGAGCGTCTCCAAGCTCCATTACGGCACGCTGCCGGAACGGGGTGTGATCGTCGGCGAAAACGGCATTCGCTATCTGGTGGACATCCCCGGCGGCCAGAAAACCGGCTTCTTTCTCGACCAGCGGGACAACCGGCTGTTGATCCGCCAGATCAGCCGGGGCCGGTTGATGCTGAACTGCTTCGGCTACACCGGGGGCTTCGCCGTCAATGCCGCTTCCGGTGGCGCCACGCGGACGGTGAGTGTCGAATCGTCAGCAGCCGCCCTGGAACTGACCCGGGAGAATTTCCGGCTCAACCAGCTCGATCCGGACGCCCATGGCTTCAGCCAGCAGGATGTGTTCCAGTTCCTGCGGGAAGACGACACCCGGTATGACCTGATCGTCCTGGATCCCCCGGCCTTCGCCAAGCGGCAATCCTCCCTCTCGGCCGCCTACCGGGGCTACAAGGACATCAACCTGAATGCCATGAAGCGCCTCAAGAGCGGCGGATACCTGCTGAGCTGCTCCTGCTCGTACTATATCGATCAGTCGTCGTTCCAGAAGATTCTCTTCATGGCCGCAGTGGATGCCGGCCGCGAGGTGCAGATTCTCGGCAAACTGCCCCAGCCGCCCGACCATCCCATCAACATCTTCCACCCGGAGAGCGAGTATCTCAAGGCGGTCCTATGCCGGGTTTACTAG